Proteins from a genomic interval of Haliaeetus albicilla chromosome 13, bHalAlb1.1, whole genome shotgun sequence:
- the NDUFAF7 gene encoding protein arginine methyltransferase NDUFAF7, mitochondrial, whose amino-acid sequence ALPLPAAPAAAAAAARHSSGAGGEAEEPGGATAVLRHLLLKLRATGPVTVAEYMREALTNPGQGYYTRRGGIGESGDFVTSPEISQVFGELIGIWYISEWIATGKPEAFQLVELGPGRGTLIDDILRVFNQLASLLSKCDISIHLVEVSPKLSEIQALMLTGGKVQSNPKDQSAYMKGVSKTGIPIFWYRDIQDVPPGYSFYLAHEFFDALPIHKFQRTEKGWREVLVDIDPEVPDQLRFVLSPSSTPATENFIQPEEMRDHVEVCPEAGVIIQRLAGRIEKDGGAALVADYGHDGTKTDTFRGFRNHKLHDVLRAPGTADLTADVDFSYLRKMTQGRTATLGPIKQREFLKNMGIDLRLQVLLQNSCDGATHEQLLHSYDMLMNPKKMGDCFNFFALLPHHRLVHPDKKHKPESKSPLPPVAGFGELLLK is encoded by the exons GCCCTTCCTCTCCCCGCagctccggcggcggcggcggcggcggcgcggcacTCCTCGGGCGCGGGGGGCGAGGCGGAGGAGCCCGGCGGGGCCACCGCCGTGCTGCGGCACCTGCTACTCAAGCTGCGGGCCACCGGGCCGGTGACGGTGGCCGAGTACATGCGGGAGGCGCTCACCAACCCCGGCCAG GGTTACTATACGCGCCGCGGCGGCATCGGCGAAAGCGGGGATTTCGTCACCTCCCCTGAAATAAGTCAGGTATTTGGAGAG TTAATAGGAATATGGTATATCAGTGAATGGATAGCCACAGGCAAACCTGAAGCGTTCCAGCTGGTGGAACTGGGCCCAGGGAGGGGCACACTTATTGACGATATATTACGG GTCTTCAACCAGCTTGCCTCTTTACTTAGTAAATGTGACATCTCTATTCATCTGGTAGAAGTGAGTCCCAAACTGAGTGAGATCCAAGCACTGATGCTGACAGGAGGGAAGGTGCAGTCAAACCCCAAGGACCAGTCTGCTTACATGAAAGGTGTTAGCAAGACTGGAATTCCCATTTTCTGGTACAGAGACATTCAAGATGTGCCGCCAG GTTACAGTTTTTACCTAGCACATGAGTTTTTTGATGCCCTGCCAATACATAAGTTTCAG AGAACAGAGAAAGGCTGGCGTGAAGTGTTGGTTGATATAGATCCAGAGGTTCCTGACCAGCTGCGGTTTGTCCTGTCACCATCCAGTACCCCCGCGACAGAAAACTTTATTCAG CCTGAAGAAATGAGAGATCACGTGGAAGTGTGTCCTGAGGCTGGTGTCATCATTCAGAGGCTTGCTGGTCGTATAGAAAAGGATGGTGGGGCTGCACTGGTTGCTGATTATGGTCATGATGGAACCAAAACTGACACTTTCCGG ggTTTCCGGAATCACAAACTTCACGATGTGCTGAGAGCTCCAGGTACAGCAGACCTGACAGCAGATGTTGATTTCAGCTATCTTCGAAAGATGACACAGGGAAGAACAGCCACATTAGGCCCTATAAAACAGCgggagtttttaaaaaacatgggCATTGACCTCCGATTGCAG gtgctCTTGCAGAATTCATGTGATGGAGCAACTCATGAGCAGTTGCTTCACAGCTATGATATGCTGATGAATCCCAAGAAGATGGGGGactgttttaacttttttgcCCTGCTG